A single region of the Candidatus Kryptobacter tengchongensis genome encodes:
- a CDS encoding L-aminopeptidase DmpA. Serine peptidase. MEROPS family S58, which yields MKVLFLLIFLQQIFTSIMLSQESERRYRARELGIAVGILPTGKYNAITDVKGVKVGHKTIIKGDSIRTGVTVIIPHEGDIFKEKVPCAFYAGNAFGKFVGSTQIEELGELETPIALTNTLAVPKVADALIQFTLEKSGMEIRSVNPVVGETNDGYLNKIQDRVITYQDVLDAINSASSGEVEEGSVGAGTGTIAFGWKGGIGTASRVLPKNLGGWTVGVLVQTNFGGILSINGAPVGLELGKFYLKNELEKADGSIIIVIATDAPLMPNQLKRLAKRAMLGLARTGSPSTNGSGDYVIAFSTNPDCRIKSIEDYQPQTIKVLPNFALSPLFQAVVEATEEAIYNSILKATTITGYMGRKVEAIPIGKVLEILNKYNVLNYDKKFKTK from the coding sequence ATGAAAGTTTTATTCTTGTTAATTTTTTTGCAACAAATTTTTACTTCAATCATGCTCTCACAGGAAAGCGAAAGAAGGTATAGGGCAAGAGAATTGGGAATTGCGGTTGGGATCTTACCAACTGGAAAATATAATGCGATCACCGATGTTAAAGGGGTAAAAGTTGGACATAAAACGATAATCAAAGGTGATAGTATAAGGACGGGAGTTACGGTGATAATCCCGCATGAAGGTGATATATTTAAGGAAAAAGTTCCCTGCGCGTTTTATGCTGGAAATGCGTTTGGAAAATTTGTCGGCTCAACTCAAATTGAAGAGCTTGGGGAACTTGAAACACCAATTGCCCTTACTAACACACTTGCGGTGCCAAAGGTTGCGGATGCGTTAATTCAGTTTACACTTGAAAAATCTGGGATGGAGATCCGCTCCGTTAATCCCGTCGTTGGGGAAACAAATGATGGCTATCTTAACAAAATTCAAGATAGAGTTATCACATATCAAGATGTTCTTGATGCGATAAATTCTGCAAGTTCTGGAGAAGTTGAGGAAGGTTCGGTTGGAGCTGGGACTGGGACGATCGCGTTTGGCTGGAAAGGGGGGATAGGAACAGCTTCAAGGGTTTTACCCAAAAATCTTGGTGGATGGACGGTAGGAGTTCTCGTGCAAACAAATTTTGGTGGAATTTTAAGCATAAACGGAGCACCTGTTGGGCTTGAACTTGGCAAGTTTTATCTTAAAAATGAGCTTGAAAAAGCAGATGGCTCAATTATAATTGTGATCGCAACAGATGCTCCACTTATGCCAAATCAATTAAAACGACTTGCAAAAAGAGCAATGCTTGGACTTGCAAGGACTGGTTCCCCATCTACAAACGGAAGCGGTGATTATGTCATAGCTTTTTCTACAAATCCAGATTGTAGAATTAAATCAATAGAGGATTATCAACCGCAAACAATAAAAGTTTTGCCAAACTTTGCTCTTTCACCACTTTTTCAAGCTGTCGTAGAAGCAACAGAAGAAGCAATTTACAACTCAATTTTAAAAGCAACGACGATAACTGGATATATGGGCAGAAAGGTTGAGGCAATACCAATAGGTAAAGTTCTGGAAATCCTCAATAAATACAATGTCCTTAATTATGATAAAAAATTTAAAACGAAGTAA
- a CDS encoding 4-hydroxy-3-polyprenylbenzoate decarboxylase, with protein MSNKRRVIIGVSGASGGIYAVRTIRAFLIHGFEIHLIVSDYGNFVLKDECGIDLRAGEPMEIFRKMFGSEIENGEIVKYNFRDLKARISSGSFETDGMIVVPCSVKTLSGIANGTSSNLIERSADVCLKENRLLVLVFRETPLNLIHIQNMLTLTQAGAKILPASPAFYHKPRTFEELADFIAGKVLTLFGVKHNLYKKWGEEE; from the coding sequence ATGTCAAATAAGCGGAGGGTGATAATTGGAGTATCGGGCGCAAGTGGTGGAATTTATGCGGTGAGGACGATAAGGGCATTTTTGATCCACGGTTTTGAAATTCATCTTATTGTTTCGGACTATGGAAATTTTGTTTTAAAGGATGAATGCGGGATTGATCTTAGGGCTGGGGAGCCAATGGAAATTTTTAGAAAGATGTTTGGTTCAGAGATTGAGAATGGCGAGATCGTAAAATACAATTTCAGAGATTTAAAAGCGAGGATTTCAAGTGGCTCTTTTGAAACGGATGGTATGATTGTGGTTCCCTGTTCTGTTAAGACGCTTTCTGGGATTGCAAATGGGACATCTTCAAATTTAATTGAGCGTTCCGCGGATGTTTGTTTGAAGGAAAATCGCCTTCTCGTTCTTGTTTTTCGTGAGACCCCGTTGAATTTAATTCACATTCAAAATATGCTTACACTTACTCAAGCTGGCGCTAAAATTCTTCCGGCTTCCCCAGCTTTCTATCATAAGCCAAGGACATTTGAAGAGCTTGCTGATTTCATAGCTGGGAAAGTTTTAACTCTTTTTGGAGTAAAACATAACCTTTACAAAAAATGGGGTGAGGAAGAATGA
- a CDS encoding UPF0755 protein: MDWLKRKNKYYDEIERWRKKIDKIDIKIVRLLNRRARYANEIGKIKQKLNLPIYSPERESQVIQNVMKHNYGPLSDMAIKRLYERIIDESRRLERESAELRGKNKIQAINVNSFSGKAMFDLLRKLVILLILIFLHIINSEFFLSNSPATKFVFIEVPKNSTFKQTVEILNSEGILKSKIIFYYTGKVLGFDRKVKAGRYIFIDNLPMAIVVKEITNPAYIISISVTIPEGITARRIAGILKSKIGIDSTKFMQLVNSADFAQKLGIQANGLEGYLMPDTYIFVWGDDEEKVIEKMVSEFKKFYNDSLMEREKVVGLNTHQVVTLASIVEGEARFEDEKQRIAGVYFNRLKRKMPLEADPTIQYIIPDGPRRLFYKDLKIESPYNTYLNPGLPPGPVNNPGRSSILAVLYPEKNKFLYFVSDGSGRHVFSRTYDEHLKAVRRYRKALAERSERSKTNEKIK; the protein is encoded by the coding sequence ATGGACTGGTTGAAGAGAAAAAATAAATACTATGATGAAATTGAAAGGTGGCGCAAAAAAATTGATAAAATTGATATCAAAATTGTCCGACTTCTAAATAGAAGAGCGAGGTATGCAAACGAAATCGGAAAAATAAAACAAAAATTGAATTTACCCATCTATTCACCAGAACGAGAAAGTCAGGTCATCCAGAATGTCATGAAACATAATTACGGTCCTTTATCGGATATGGCAATTAAAAGGTTATATGAAAGAATCATTGATGAGTCAAGACGACTTGAAAGGGAATCAGCGGAACTCAGAGGAAAAAATAAAATTCAAGCAATAAATGTGAATTCGTTTTCAGGAAAAGCGATGTTTGACCTTTTAAGGAAACTTGTAATTTTGCTGATTTTAATTTTTCTTCATATAATCAACAGTGAATTTTTCCTTTCCAACTCTCCTGCGACCAAGTTTGTTTTTATTGAGGTACCTAAAAATTCAACATTTAAACAAACAGTTGAAATTTTAAACTCCGAGGGGATTTTGAAAAGTAAAATAATTTTTTATTATACCGGCAAAGTGCTTGGCTTTGATAGAAAGGTTAAGGCTGGAAGATACATTTTTATAGATAATCTGCCAATGGCTATTGTGGTAAAAGAGATAACAAATCCAGCCTATATTATATCCATAAGCGTCACAATTCCAGAAGGGATAACCGCACGAAGAATCGCAGGTATATTGAAATCAAAAATTGGGATTGACTCAACAAAATTTATGCAACTTGTCAACAGCGCTGATTTTGCACAAAAGCTTGGGATACAGGCAAATGGGCTTGAGGGTTATCTTATGCCAGATACATATATTTTCGTGTGGGGAGATGATGAAGAAAAAGTGATTGAGAAAATGGTTTCAGAGTTTAAGAAATTTTACAATGATAGTTTGATGGAAAGGGAAAAAGTTGTTGGATTAAATACTCATCAAGTTGTGACGCTTGCTTCAATAGTTGAAGGGGAAGCAAGGTTTGAGGATGAAAAACAGCGAATTGCGGGTGTATATTTTAATCGTTTAAAAAGAAAGATGCCACTTGAAGCTGACCCAACGATTCAATATATAATTCCAGATGGACCGAGAAGATTGTTTTATAAAGATTTAAAAATTGAATCGCCTTATAACACATACCTAAATCCTGGCTTGCCCCCAGGACCTGTGAATAATCCAGGCAGAAGTTCAATTCTAGCTGTTCTCTATCCTGAGAAAAATAAGTTTTTATATTTCGTCTCTGATGGGAGTGGGAGACATGTTTTTTCACGAACATATGATGAGCATCTTAAAGCGGTGAGAAGATATAGAAAAGCTCTTGCTGAAAGAAGTGAGCGAAGCAAAACAAACGAAAAAATTAAATGA